A section of the Acanthochromis polyacanthus isolate Apoly-LR-REF ecotype Palm Island chromosome 1, KAUST_Apoly_ChrSc, whole genome shotgun sequence genome encodes:
- the LOC110967999 gene encoding bcl-2-like protein 13, with amino-acid sequence MGDVDPEDTKSLDSSDGAVLAGEENHSSNSDMVHLEREEAEMLEEAEKEATGEERGRRTEEEEEDEEELQTSVLSVLGGERELVELREEEQDLQAPETEELLVSAEEPHVEREPAEFRHVVPPMALPPLPIVRLDPPSTTSTPVPSTTTSEVEELYSTQGLHPPSILAPIAAEPPAASPEQLKFSQVPLSDVDEHSVKESEAAPEKQKTKPLSSTELLCGGAALVAVVGVVAYGAVAYCRK; translated from the coding sequence ATGGGGGACGTGGACCCCGAGGACACCAAGAGCCTCGATAGCAGCGATGGGGCGGTTCTGGCCGGAGAGGAGAACCACTCCTCCAACTCCGACATGGTTCACCTGGAGCGAGAGGAGGCCGAGATGCTCGAGGAGGCGGAGAAGGAGGCCAcaggggaggagagggggaggagaacagaggaagaggaggaagacgaaGAGGAGCTGCAGACGAGTGTGTTGAGCGTGTTGGGTGGGGAGAGGGAGCTGGTGGAGctcagagaggaggagcaggacCTCCAGGCTCCAGAAACTGAGGAGCTCCTGGTGTCAGCTGAGGAGCCTCATGTGGAGAGGGAGCCGGCAGAGTTCAGGCACGTGGTTCCTCCGATGGCTTTGCCTCCTCTCCCCATCGTCAGGCTCGACCCTCCCTCCACTACGTCCACCCCGGTCCCTTCAACCACAACGTCTGAAGTAGAGGAGCTTTATTCCACTCAGGGCCTCCACCCTCCTTCTATCCTCGCTCCCATAGCAGCAGAACCTCCAGCAGCGAGTCCGGAGCAACTAAAATTCTCACAGGTTCCCCTCTCCGATGTAGACGAACATTCAGTTAAAGAGTCTGAGGCGGCACCAGAGAAGCAGAAGACCAAACCTCTGAGCTCCACCgagctgctgtgtggaggcGCTGCTTTGGTAGCTGTTGTGGGAGTCGTGGCATACGGAGCTGTGGCCTACTGTAGAAAATAG